The Micromonas commoda chromosome 6, complete sequence genome includes the window CCGACAAGAccggccccgccgcctccgtcgtcgtccccaaGCTGCCCCGCAGCGACTGCGCGAGGACCGTCGCCAAGTCCGAGGGCTTCGACCTCTCCACCACATCCTTCGGTTCcatcggcctcggcgtcggccttCCGCTGCTCATGTCCGGCTTCCTCGGCTACTTCAACGTCATCCCCACCGGCTCGATCTCctccctcctcctcatctACGGCTTCATCATCTCTCTCATCGGCTTCGCGCTCCAGTACGCCAAACTCGAGCCCCTCGAGTGCGTCACCTACGAGGACGCCGCTGCGCTGAGAGAGTCGCAAACCACCGCCATCCTCACCCAGGTTCGCAACGACGTCACCAGGTACAggtacggcgacgagcagcacctcgaggaggcgctcgcgatcaTCTTCAGGTACAACCGTCCCGGCGGCCTGCGCAAGAACCAGGCCCCCAAGCTGGTGGGCATCGCCGAGCAGGTCATCGTGGACCGCTACGCGCTGGTGCTCAAGTTCGAATCCCCGAAGatggagctcggcgagtgGACCGACCGGCGGGAGAAGATCCAGGGCTTCTTCGGCCCCGGGGTGACCTGCGGGATCACCGAGGTTGGCGCTGGGGTCGTGGAGGTGGAGCTCGTGAGCGAcgggtccgacgcgtccgggccGGGCAACGGGATGGAGGACATGGAGGTGCTCCCGCCACTCATGCCGGGGCTGCCCCCGAGGTACGTGAAGAAGGGATCCGCGTGAAGGGTGCCGCGCCAATCGCCTTTTCACCGCTAGTCACGTACAATACCCGTGTAATACACGCCAACACATCGCTGCTCACGATAGATGACATCCACGCTCGGTCTCGCTCGTCGACAGACGCTCTCCCGTGAGTAAAGTAACCGAGACGAGTTTCCCGCGATGTGTGTGTAATTAACCAAACTTCATTGGCGCGGTCGAGATGGCGACCGTCGTGGTGCTGAccacgagacgcgcgcgcggcgccgggacgcgcggcgacgacggggcgccgTCCGctccgtccgcgacgcgcgcgctcgtcggggcGCTCCTGGGACACGAGGACGACCCCgggggctcggcggcgacgtcgacgcgggactggtgggacgacgcgggtgcccCGACGTGGCGGGACGCgctgacgtccgcgcgcgacgccttgGACGCCTTGGACTTTCCGCGCGACACGATCGTCCAGCTGTGCTCCACGACGGACATGCCCCtggacggacgcgtcgcgttgACGCACCGGGTGTGCGCCGAacacggcgcgaggcgcgcgctcttcgtcggtgacggcgacgacgccgcgtgggcgcgcgacgcgctcaccaCCGGACTCGACCCGAACGCCaggttcgacggcgacggcgacggcgacggcgccgtccgcgtcctcgcgaacggcgacgccacgcgcggaaacctcctcgacgcgatgcgatggctcgcggcgggcgcgcggagcgggGACTCGATGCTCAtgcacgtcgcgtcgcgcgtctcgccgccgcccatcgggGGTAAAGACATCCGCGCCACACTTCTCGACGCGTTGCCCCGAGGCGCGTGGGCGGTGTTGGTGCTCGACGTGGGGAACGAGTGgtggggtgccgaggggtgCGCAGGGGTGCCCGGGGTGCcgtacgtcgccgagctcgggttcggcgacgacgcgaggcgatgCGTCTTGGCCGTCGATCCGACGGATGCGGTGGGCGGACACGAggtgacgtcggcggcggcgaggctcgcggggGGACTGCGAGCgttcggcggggacgacggcggggtggTGGGTCCCCCGATGGATGCGATCGCGAGGGGGGGCGGAGGTGGGGGTGAGCGGCGCGGGAAGAGGGACGCTTCGAAGGACGGGGACCCGGCGTGTTGCGCGGTGAGCTAGCAGATATAGTGATAGCTCGCCAAAATATTCATAGCTTCATAAGCCTTTAAATTCGAATGCCACATCGCAGCCCGCCGCTTTGAGCTCGCGTATCCCTTTACTGTTTACTGCGCCCTTCAGCTGATTTTCGCCGAGGCCCAACAGCTCCAGCGAagtgagctgcccgatctcaTCCGGCACGCTCGTTAGCTGATTGTATTGGAGGTCCAACATCTCCAGCGAagtgagctgcccgatctccgccggcaagctcgtcagctcATTCCAGCTGAGGTACAACTTCCTCAGCGAtgcgagctgcccgatctccgccggcagaCTCGTCAGCTTATTAACGAGGAGTCTCAACACCtgcagcgacgtgagctgcccaatcTCAGCTGGCAGTGTAGTCAGCTGGTTTCTACTGAGGTCCAGCAACCAGAGGTCCTTGAACTGCCCGATCTTCGCCGGCAGTGTAGTCAGCTTATTCCCACTGAGATGAAGCTTCTCCAAGTATGTCGCGGGCCAGTTCTCCAACGGTAAACTCGTCAGCTGGTTGTTGTCAAGGTTCAATAAACCAAGTGTATAAATCTgtccgatctccgccggcagcgtcgtcagctgattgtgGCTGAGCGTCAATTCCCCCAGGTCCCTGAACTGTCCGATCTCCGGCGGCAGTGTCGTCAGCTTGTTGTTGTCTAAATTCAAACGATTCAGCCTCTCGAGCTGcacgatctccgccggcagaTCCGTCAGTTTATTATTGTCGAGGTACAACTCCGTCAGCGaggtgagctgcccgatctccgccggcaagctcgtcagctggTTGTTTTGAAATGCCAAAGCAAGAAAACCATAATTATCATCGTCCCTTGCTGGGAAGCCGATGGTGGTCAGCTGATTGTCGGCGAATATCACACAGGCTCCTTCCGACTCTGTGCCCAAAGCCGGAAAGCTCTTAAGCTTGTTGCCGCCGAGGTGCAAAAAATGCCCATGGTTTGCCCATGGTTTGACAGCGAGGAGTTTCGGCGGCAGACTCTTCAGCCTGTTGTCGCCGAGGTGCAAGAACGTCAGCTTGCTGCCCGAGTCAAATTCCTCAAGGTTCGAAACGCTACTAAGCTGATTGTTCCCGACGTGCAAATAACCAAGCGACTTGagtcgcgcgagctcggcgttcaagctcgtcagctgatttcCGCTCAAATCTAAAAGGATTAGCGAAGCCAAGAACCCCACCTCTTCTGGCAAGCTTCTGAGCCGATTATCGTTGAGCTTCAAAATTTTAAGCGAGGTGAGAAACCCGATTTCGGATGGCAAAGTGAATAGCATGTTACCGGTCAGGCGCAAGGTCGACAGATCTGACAGCTGCCCAATCTCAGCCGGCAGACTTTTCAGCCCACAATATGAAAGGTCCAGCGTCACAATAGAATTGAGCAGCCCAAAATATTTAGGCAGCTCCCCAAGGTGCCGAACAGCAGTTTCGTCACCTGTTTCTTCCTCGTTGCTCGCCGGATGTTTCCGCGTGGGTTCCAGCCATGATTTGATTGATTGATTTGATTCGCCATCCGTGCTGGGGTCACGAAGATGTTCGTGCAGAGCGTCCAAGTAAAGCTCAAAAGCCTCATTTTTGAACTTGTCTTCCAGTCCTCGGTCCTCATCGTCATCGCTATCGTATAAATAACGCCCACATCTTGGATTGAGTTTGAGCTTACGCACGCGACCGACAGCTCCCATGTCGTCAAATTCCACCCCTTTCCACGTCGTCGGATCGGCATCGGCGGACCAAAGCTGTGCAAGCTCGGTTGATTGATCGCACCACTTGCGAATTACCTCAAGGTCCGTCTCGGGGATGATCTCTTCCGGCGCTGATGTGGGAGCTGACCCAGAGTTCTGCGTGGCCAGGCGTGTCGCCATGCGTGTTGTTAACGATGCGGTCAGGTTCTCCCTTTGATCCCTCAGGCGCTGGTTGATATCTGTGAACTgttccgcgacggaggaacTCAGGCAAAATTGCGTGAAGTAGCTTCGCGAGAATTGTTGCTTCAGCAGCgtctcggcctcgtcgacgacgatcttGATGTTCTCAAGTGTCTCCCGATGCGCCAGTGCTCCCTCAGACTTATCGATATCGACTAGGGAGGGCCCGAGGGCTCGGAGGTTTTCGAGCAGATGCGCACACTTCTTCTTGTTCTGCTTGACCCTTTCTTTCGCGTCCACGCATTTtttgacgacgccgaggatcgcgtcgacggggtTCGACATTGCGACGCGTCAGAGGTTCGTGCCCGTTAGATGCCCGTATCCACGCCAAAGTCTGAAATCGCCGATGGATATGCCGAGGTGCGAGTGAGCGAACCTGACTGCTGACCGACGTGCGTGGGAGTGTGCCGAGGCGGAGACTGCGCGCGAGGAGTAGGTTCTGATTATTCCAGAATTGGCAGATTGGGTAATGCGTGAATaacgcgccggtgacggctGA containing:
- a CDS encoding predicted protein; the protein is MSAVVVLNPVLRSLPARGAASAARGPRASAARATLRGVAVRAPVVFGSRPGSRGALVVRGDAIDDAAALATAGPSDKTGPAASVVVPKLPRSDCARTVAKSEGFDLSTTSFGSIGLGVGLPLLMSGFLGYFNVIPTGSISSLLLIYGFIISLIGFALQYAKLEPLECVTYEDAAALRESQTTAILTQVRNDVTRYRYGDEQHLEEALAIIFRYNRPGGLRKNQAPKLVGIAEQVIVDRYALVLKFESPKMELGEWTDRREKIQGFFGPGVTCGITEVGAGVVEVELVSDGSDASGPGNGMEDMEVLPPLMPGLPPRYVKKGSA
- a CDS encoding predicted protein, which translates into the protein MPLDGRVALTHRVCAEHGARRALFVGDGDDAAWARDALTTGLDPNARFDGDGDGDGAVRVLANGDATRGNLLDAMRWLAAGARSGDSMLMHVASRVSPPPIGGKDIRATLLDALPRGAWAVLVLDVGNEWWGAEGCAGVPGVPYVAELGFGDDARRCVLAVDPTDAVGGHEVTSAAARLAGGLRAFGGDDGGVVGPPMDAIARGGGGGGERRGKRDASKDGDPACCAVS
- a CDS encoding predicted protein, which gives rise to LDLSYCGLKSLPAEIGQLSDLSTLRLTGNMLFTLPSEIGFLTSLKILKLNDNRLRSLPEEVGFLASLILLDLSGNQLTSLNAELARLKSLGYLHVGNNQLSSLTSLPAEIGQLTSLTELYLDNNKLTDLPAEIVQLERLNRLNLDNNKLTTLPPEIGQFRDLGELTLSHNQLTTLPAEIGQIYTLGLLNLDNNQLTSLPLENWPATYLEKLHLSGNKLTTLPAKIGQFKDLWLLDLSRNQLTTLPAEIGQLTSLQVLRLLVNKLTSLPAEIGQLASLRKLYLSWNELTSLPAEIGQLTSLEMLDLQYNQLTSVPDEIGQLTSLELLGLGENQL